One part of the Oceanihabitans sp. IOP_32 genome encodes these proteins:
- a CDS encoding iron ABC transporter substrate-binding protein, with amino-acid sequence MKFIKITVLLVVVLVSFQCKKNTTSTQKETIIIEDVLGRKVEIPKKVTKLIGVNAGSMRFLSYFDAIPNVVGIEETERRTTRPYNLAFPEIKEIPVIGPQPGGDAELIMKAKPDVIFITVPSAKQKVDDLQQKTGIPVVAIENGELGSENDKIYNTITIVGKVLDKNERAVQLIDFIQNEMDDIEKRTSTVAEENKPTVYAGGLSYNGSHGITSTRTDFTPFVLTHSKNVVAGLENGQLKNRPIMVDIEKIIEWNPDYIFIDSDGWNLAEKEMQPNSLLHNTLKAVKNGNVYIIPRYINNSVSYDYALINSWYVAKTLYPEKFKDIDIDKKVKQILGNFYLKDIDLNEFDIVYKQVLTENLYD; translated from the coding sequence ATGAAATTTATTAAAATTACCGTTTTACTAGTAGTCGTTCTCGTTTCTTTTCAATGTAAAAAAAACACGACATCTACACAAAAAGAAACCATAATAATTGAAGATGTTTTAGGCCGAAAGGTAGAAATACCCAAAAAGGTCACCAAACTAATCGGTGTTAATGCGGGTTCTATGCGTTTTTTAAGTTATTTCGATGCCATACCCAATGTGGTAGGCATAGAAGAAACGGAGCGAAGAACCACAAGACCTTATAATTTGGCATTTCCAGAAATTAAAGAAATTCCTGTAATTGGTCCGCAACCTGGTGGCGATGCCGAATTAATTATGAAGGCAAAACCAGATGTCATTTTTATTACGGTACCATCGGCCAAACAAAAAGTAGACGACTTACAACAAAAAACAGGGATACCTGTAGTGGCCATAGAAAACGGTGAATTAGGCTCAGAAAACGATAAAATTTACAACACCATCACCATCGTAGGTAAAGTGCTTGATAAAAATGAACGTGCTGTGCAACTTATTGATTTCATCCAAAATGAAATGGACGACATAGAAAAAAGAACGAGCACCGTAGCCGAAGAAAATAAACCAACGGTATATGCAGGTGGGCTTTCTTATAACGGCTCACATGGTATTACATCTACAAGAACCGATTTTACACCGTTTGTTCTAACCCATTCTAAGAATGTGGTTGCCGGCTTGGAAAATGGGCAATTAAAAAACCGACCAATAATGGTAGATATTGAGAAAATAATAGAATGGAATCCCGACTATATTTTTATAGATTCTGATGGCTGGAATTTGGCCGAAAAAGAAATGCAACCTAATTCATTATTGCACAACACCTTAAAAGCAGTGAAAAATGGAAATGTATATATAATACCTAGATACATTAACAATAGTGTAAGTTATGATTATGCATTAATAAATTCGTGGTATGTTGCTAAAACCTTGTATCCAGAAAAATTTAAAGATATCGATATTGATAAAAAGGTAAAACAAATTTTAGGAAACTTTTATTTAAAAGACATAGATTTAAATGAATTTGATATTGTTTATAAGCAGGTTTTAACCGAAAATCTTTACGATTAG
- a CDS encoding gamma-glutamyltransferase family protein, with the protein MKNQLPIILFLLIATIFSCKKNEKSKDQITDDGDPQFAISANGMVATAQPLATQAGLHILEEGGNAADAALATAFVLAVVEPTMNGIGGRNLVLVRKTDGTFQGYNGMTEIPLNYTTPETPAKSGYKTIATPGVVASLMRLHKEHGSLPLNQLMAAAINYASNGFELLPGEANRHKLAYNDIINDPGFRNQMFKNDSILYQAGETLKQPDLAATLQRIAETNGADFYEGQTAKMIAADMAANGGYVSLNDLKNYKAHDMRYVTTNYRGYQIHTMPAPSGGGLLIKTLNILENFDLTQINDTQWATVVNQALAIAINTMTTDYKEADLDLVQSKAWAKEQASTITIPTIETAKTKSSSKTSHNLLANQTDWSGNTWGENSHHTTHFVTADCKGMVVSITQTIGPLFGSKVITPGLGFVYASTMGTYLSDSDQAPGSRPRTTIAPTIVTKNGETVMVLGAAGGMRILSGIAQTISRHIDRGLTIKDAVSAPRIHPVRITDSLTKKSSFSGAKFSAEFTPNNGWSGADSILWKNAGFDVKTIKRYGAFARVHAVTFDAKTNLWTGVADPDWEGTAEGPETSDCEL; encoded by the coding sequence ATGAAAAATCAACTTCCAATAATACTTTTTCTCTTAATCGCAACAATTTTTTCCTGTAAAAAAAATGAAAAATCTAAAGATCAAATAACTGATGATGGGGATCCGCAGTTTGCAATTTCGGCTAATGGAATGGTCGCAACAGCTCAACCTCTAGCAACTCAAGCGGGTTTACACATCTTAGAAGAAGGTGGTAATGCTGCCGATGCGGCATTGGCAACTGCTTTTGTTTTAGCCGTAGTAGAACCAACCATGAATGGTATTGGTGGCCGAAACTTGGTGCTTGTAAGAAAAACAGATGGCACTTTTCAAGGCTATAATGGCATGACGGAAATTCCCTTAAACTACACCACTCCAGAAACACCGGCAAAATCTGGTTATAAAACCATTGCAACTCCAGGTGTTGTAGCCTCTTTAATGAGGTTGCATAAAGAGCATGGCTCATTGCCGTTAAATCAATTAATGGCGGCTGCAATTAACTATGCTTCTAATGGATTTGAATTACTACCTGGTGAGGCCAATAGACATAAATTAGCTTATAACGATATCATAAACGACCCTGGATTTCGTAATCAAATGTTTAAAAACGATTCTATACTCTACCAAGCTGGCGAAACACTAAAACAACCCGATTTAGCAGCAACACTCCAGCGTATTGCAGAAACTAATGGAGCAGATTTTTATGAAGGTCAAACAGCTAAGATGATAGCAGCAGATATGGCAGCCAACGGAGGCTATGTAAGTCTTAACGATTTAAAAAATTACAAAGCCCACGATATGAGATATGTAACCACGAATTACAGAGGCTATCAAATTCACACCATGCCCGCACCATCTGGAGGTGGATTATTAATTAAAACCTTAAACATTCTCGAAAATTTCGATTTAACTCAAATAAACGATACACAATGGGCAACTGTTGTGAACCAAGCATTGGCCATTGCCATCAATACCATGACAACCGATTATAAAGAAGCGGATTTAGATTTAGTTCAAAGCAAAGCTTGGGCTAAAGAACAAGCATCAACGATAACAATTCCCACAATAGAAACGGCTAAAACCAAATCTTCTAGCAAAACGTCTCATAATCTATTAGCAAACCAAACGGATTGGAGTGGTAATACTTGGGGAGAAAACAGCCACCACACTACCCATTTTGTCACAGCCGATTGCAAAGGCATGGTTGTGTCTATAACCCAAACCATAGGGCCTTTATTTGGCTCGAAAGTAATAACTCCAGGCTTAGGTTTTGTTTATGCGTCTACTATGGGTACTTATTTGTCCGATTCCGATCAAGCACCTGGCTCGAGACCTAGAACAACCATTGCCCCAACCATAGTAACTAAAAATGGCGAAACCGTTATGGTTTTGGGAGCTGCTGGCGGAATGCGAATTCTATCCGGAATTGCACAAACCATTTCCAGACACATAGATAGGGGCTTAACCATTAAAGACGCTGTTTCTGCACCTCGAATTCATCCAGTAAGAATTACAGATTCGCTAACAAAAAAATCAAGTTTTAGTGGCGCAAAGTTTAGCGCAGAATTCACTCCAAATAATGGCTGGTCTGGCGCCGACTCCATACTTTGGAAAAACGCAGGATTCGATGTGAAAACAATAAAAAGATATGGTGCTTTTGCCAGAGTACACGCCGTGACTTTTGATGCGAAAACAAACCTATGGACTGGCGTAGCAGATCCAGATTGGGAAGGTACTGCAGAAGGCCCAGAAACCTCAGATTGTGAGCTTTAA
- a CDS encoding SusD/RagB family nutrient-binding outer membrane lipoprotein translates to MKYTYRIILSFIFLTSVVACDDYLDVNDNPNQLVEVPSGDLLLRGTLLANAQIQQGQLARTSMYYTGGLIGLQLVQETLYNYVYTPGDSDPIWGHLYNGILVQNKKIREISPNVSRLQGIIDVNEALAVGTAASLFGDIPYSEATPDNPGLDSPDPNFDAQADVYEALQTLLDNAIVKLQNSSTTPNTNSQDNYFGGDENKWIAAAYTLKARYYLQTKQYPLALANVVNGISNNSGTMSYNPVGSVPGNSNILNNFVNSSRAGDMTGAGTFYRDLIDPSNTNSRNNSKTNETARRNYSFIDGDGAQVGGIDDATTPMKLVSFEENLLIWAECLLRDGNTQGAIDKLNELRAHLRSGDAFNVLNGDPLQYDDYVLTDFEPGGIENTDSIATDRAVLREIIEERYVTGFSTYIPFNDARRLRASDSDVMVPFPLNNNTTTINPQRFLYAQDEINNNSNIPSTIPDLFTPTPVNQ, encoded by the coding sequence ATGAAATATACATATAGAATTATATTATCATTTATTTTTTTAACATCTGTGGTGGCATGCGATGACTATTTAGATGTGAATGATAATCCAAATCAATTGGTAGAAGTACCTTCGGGAGACTTACTACTACGAGGAACCTTATTGGCAAATGCTCAAATACAACAAGGGCAATTAGCAAGAACAAGCATGTATTATACGGGAGGTTTAATAGGCCTACAACTGGTTCAAGAAACCCTGTATAATTACGTTTATACTCCTGGTGATTCAGACCCTATTTGGGGGCATCTTTATAATGGAATTCTAGTTCAGAATAAAAAAATTAGAGAAATCTCACCAAATGTGAGTCGATTACAAGGTATTATCGATGTTAATGAAGCTCTAGCAGTAGGTACAGCAGCATCATTGTTTGGAGATATTCCTTATTCTGAAGCCACACCAGATAACCCAGGTTTAGATTCTCCAGACCCAAATTTTGATGCTCAGGCAGATGTGTACGAGGCTTTACAAACACTACTTGACAATGCTATTGTTAAACTTCAAAACAGTTCCACAACTCCAAACACAAATAGTCAAGACAACTATTTTGGAGGTGATGAAAACAAATGGATTGCTGCGGCTTATACATTAAAAGCGCGCTATTATTTGCAAACAAAACAGTACCCGCTAGCTTTGGCGAATGTAGTAAACGGAATTAGCAACAATTCGGGAACAATGTCTTACAACCCCGTTGGCAGTGTACCTGGCAACAGTAACATATTAAATAATTTTGTAAATAGTAGTCGAGCTGGTGACATGACCGGTGCTGGTACATTTTACAGAGATTTAATTGATCCAAGTAACACTAATAGTAGAAATAATAGCAAAACAAATGAAACTGCTAGAAGAAACTACAGCTTTATAGATGGCGACGGTGCACAAGTAGGTGGAATTGATGATGCCACTACTCCTATGAAATTAGTTAGTTTTGAGGAGAACCTATTAATTTGGGCCGAATGCTTGTTACGAGACGGTAACACTCAAGGAGCCATTGATAAACTAAATGAGTTAAGAGCCCATTTAAGATCTGGAGATGCCTTTAATGTCCTTAATGGAGATCCACTACAATATGATGACTATGTATTGACCGACTTTGAACCAGGTGGCATAGAAAATACCGATAGTATTGCGACTGATAGAGCTGTACTCAGAGAGATTATTGAAGAACGATACGTGACAGGCTTTAGCACTTATATACCATTTAATGACGCACGAAGACTAAGAGCATCAGACAGTGATGTTATGGTACCGTTTCCTTTAAATAATAACACCACAACAATAAATCCACAGCGATTTTTATATGCTCAAGATGAGATAAATAACAATAGTAACATACCTAGCACAATACCAGATTTATTTACACCAACACCTGTAAATCAATAA
- a CDS encoding SusC/RagA family TonB-linked outer membrane protein: MNKKRFFSTLVSLFSCALIYAQNTVTGTVTDQGGIPLAGASVIEKDTSNGTATDFDGNFSIDVAAGAILEFSYIGFKTKEISVGNQTTLTVTLEEDSESLDEVVINALGFKEQRDKMASTYSKIDADKLVQAAENKIIDGIAGKAAGVSITGTSGDPGAGSNIQIRGASSLSGSSQPLIVVDGIPLNNDNLSGSGDTDASAGVSQQSRLNDINPDDIESFQVFKGASAGALYGSRALNGVIVITTKKGKVGKFSATYSSGISIDEISYKHPLQTSFGQGNNGVFDPTAQRSWGDRISDRSGGADAVDTSGEFFESLVSDNVIYPITQKNSREIYTDRNFDQVFRTGITYDNKFTISSGNEKGTFYLSGGHVNQNGIIKSSYYKKTNFSINATQNLSDKLKTSFKANYIHTGSNRTQQGSNAAGLYLGLLRSPADFDQSDYIGNHHSSSGTITTNRHRAYRRYLGNSDNPIYNNPLWTINEQSSTASLNRLIGAGEVTYQWNDNISSILRGGVDFYNDTRVYFFPYYTGGAERIYGLFNDEIITNQELNGDFLTNFNYELSDNLNSNFVLGFGLNDRRRKSIFSEANNFIANFRKPLDAAELSAKENIASETSRNSRRNIRFYGTANFEYANQLILQLGGAYEKHSVLPKSANGFFYPSLELGWTFSELFETANALSFSKLRFAFGQVANVPLAHREQTVYEVGEYSSFSDNIALEDFGGGFQLDERLGNSNLKPEIKTEYEFGLDLRFFKNRLSLSSTYYTNKTEDVLLNVSLVPSLGFDEIYANGATIENKGLEIELKYDFLRNQDWRGSIAINYSKNDNMVYGVKREGEFIQEFSEGSSVESVAIDGQPLGVLYTQGALRNADGSLTLDPNGFPMVDTGGNLIVGDPNPDWRGGIQLDLSYKNLSLSALFDTSQGNDLAQRTRFITSFFGTHADTGNTITLTEDLVNYDGNVFPAGSVVRGNVGNFGGGNVLLDEDYYTSLYGFGDGKLNEFAVEDGSWTRFRELSLSYTLNSEKFQKATGLSSIVFTASGRNLVIWTDVVGIDPDINQFGVGRARGIDYFSNPGSRSYAFGIKFNY, encoded by the coding sequence ATGAACAAAAAACGTTTTTTTTCAACACTTGTTTCACTGTTTTCATGTGCCTTAATTTATGCACAAAACACAGTAACAGGTACAGTAACCGATCAAGGTGGCATTCCTTTAGCAGGAGCTTCGGTTATTGAGAAAGACACCTCAAACGGGACAGCCACAGATTTTGATGGAAACTTTAGCATAGATGTCGCAGCAGGCGCTATTTTAGAGTTTAGCTACATTGGTTTTAAGACTAAAGAAATTTCCGTTGGAAACCAAACAACACTAACGGTTACCTTAGAAGAAGACTCAGAGAGTTTAGACGAGGTAGTTATTAATGCCCTTGGCTTCAAAGAACAGCGGGATAAAATGGCCTCGACGTACTCTAAAATTGATGCAGACAAACTGGTGCAAGCCGCAGAAAACAAAATTATTGATGGTATTGCAGGTAAAGCAGCAGGAGTTAGTATAACCGGAACTTCTGGCGATCCTGGTGCTGGGTCCAATATTCAAATTAGAGGTGCAAGCTCATTAAGTGGCTCTAGCCAACCCTTAATTGTAGTCGATGGTATTCCTTTAAACAACGACAACCTGAGTGGATCTGGTGACACAGACGCTTCTGCAGGAGTCTCTCAACAATCACGACTAAACGATATTAATCCAGACGACATTGAGTCTTTTCAAGTGTTTAAAGGAGCTTCAGCAGGAGCTTTATACGGCTCTAGAGCTTTAAATGGAGTTATTGTAATTACAACTAAAAAAGGTAAGGTGGGAAAGTTTTCAGCCACTTACTCTTCAGGAATCTCTATAGATGAGATTTCTTATAAACACCCGCTTCAAACTTCTTTTGGACAAGGAAATAATGGCGTATTCGACCCTACTGCTCAACGCTCTTGGGGGGATAGAATTTCAGACAGAAGCGGGGGTGCAGATGCTGTAGATACCTCTGGTGAGTTTTTTGAATCGCTTGTTTCAGATAATGTCATCTACCCGATAACACAAAAAAACTCAAGAGAGATCTATACCGATAGAAATTTCGACCAAGTGTTTAGAACAGGGATCACCTATGACAATAAATTTACCATAAGCTCTGGTAACGAAAAAGGTACTTTCTATTTAAGTGGGGGGCATGTAAATCAAAATGGTATTATTAAAAGTAGCTATTACAAAAAGACAAACTTTTCTATTAATGCCACTCAAAACTTATCTGATAAACTAAAAACATCATTTAAAGCCAATTACATCCATACAGGTTCTAATAGAACACAGCAGGGATCTAATGCAGCTGGTTTGTATTTAGGTTTGTTGCGAAGCCCTGCAGATTTCGATCAATCAGATTACATAGGTAATCATCATAGCAGTTCTGGAACTATTACAACTAATAGACATCGTGCCTATAGAAGATATTTAGGAAATAGCGACAACCCAATATACAACAACCCACTATGGACTATTAACGAACAATCAAGTACCGCGTCGTTAAACAGATTAATAGGTGCAGGAGAGGTTACCTACCAATGGAATGATAATATTAGCTCTATTTTACGTGGTGGCGTAGATTTCTACAATGATACGAGAGTTTACTTTTTTCCATATTATACAGGGGGTGCAGAAAGAATATATGGCTTGTTTAATGATGAAATAATCACCAATCAAGAATTAAACGGTGATTTTTTAACCAATTTCAATTATGAGTTAAGCGACAATCTAAACTCAAATTTTGTATTAGGTTTTGGTCTTAATGATAGACGACGTAAGAGTATTTTTAGTGAAGCCAATAATTTTATAGCCAACTTTAGAAAACCTCTTGATGCGGCCGAACTTTCGGCAAAAGAAAATATAGCTTCTGAAACCAGTAGAAACAGCCGAAGAAATATTCGCTTTTATGGTACCGCTAATTTTGAATATGCCAATCAACTAATTTTACAATTAGGTGGTGCCTACGAGAAACACTCGGTTTTACCGAAATCTGCTAATGGCTTCTTCTACCCTAGCTTAGAATTAGGATGGACTTTTAGTGAGTTATTCGAAACAGCAAACGCACTTTCATTTAGTAAATTAAGATTTGCTTTTGGACAAGTTGCTAACGTGCCTTTGGCTCATAGAGAACAAACAGTATATGAAGTGGGTGAATACAGCTCTTTTTCAGACAATATTGCCTTAGAAGATTTTGGCGGTGGTTTTCAATTAGATGAACGTTTGGGAAATTCAAATCTTAAACCTGAAATTAAAACAGAATATGAGTTCGGACTAGATCTAAGATTCTTTAAAAACAGATTAAGCTTGTCTTCTACATACTACACCAATAAAACTGAAGATGTCTTATTAAATGTGTCTCTAGTGCCATCATTAGGTTTCGACGAAATTTATGCCAACGGTGCTACCATAGAAAATAAAGGCCTTGAAATTGAATTAAAATACGATTTCTTAAGGAACCAAGATTGGAGAGGATCGATTGCTATAAACTACAGTAAAAACGACAACATGGTTTACGGTGTAAAACGTGAAGGAGAGTTTATTCAAGAATTTTCAGAAGGTTCTTCGGTAGAATCGGTGGCCATAGATGGTCAACCACTTGGTGTATTATACACTCAAGGCGCCCTTAGAAATGCAGATGGCAGCCTTACTTTAGATCCAAACGGGTTTCCAATGGTTGACACAGGAGGAAACTTAATCGTTGGAGATCCTAATCCAGACTGGAGAGGCGGTATACAACTTGATTTGTCTTACAAGAACTTATCATTATCGGCTTTATTCGACACGAGCCAAGGCAATGACTTAGCGCAAAGAACTAGATTTATTACCTCGTTTTTTGGAACACATGCAGATACTGGTAACACCATCACCTTAACGGAAGATTTAGTAAATTATGATGGTAATGTATTTCCTGCCGGATCGGTAGTTAGAGGTAATGTAGGAAATTTTGGTGGCGGCAATGTGTTGCTAGATGAAGATTATTACACCTCTTTATACGGTTTTGGTGATGGTAAATTAAATGAATTTGCTGTAGAAGATGGTAGCTGGACACGCTTCAGAGAATTATCATTATCATACACTTTAAATTCAGAGAAATTTCAGAAGGCAACTGGTTTAAGTTCTATTGTGTTTACAGCCTCTGGACGTAACTTAGTGATTTGGACCGATGTTGTTGGTATTGACCCAGATATTAATCAATTTGGCGTTGGTAGAGCTCGAGGCATAGATTACTTCTCTAACCCAGGATCGAGAAGTTATGCTTTTGGAATCAAGTTTAATTATTAA
- a CDS encoding M20/M25/M40 family metallo-hydrolase — protein sequence MKSKYFNILILFFLVTVSYGQSLSKAKIMDYAQQKFPEALSNLESFLKIPNDGHFPEEIANNLKWCEMVFNNLDFDVKVISTPGAPLLFAEKIINKKAKTILFYLQIDGLPADASAWDQEDPFKPVYKEKTGLNKWQIINFNPLKDEFNPDWRLFARSSSDSKGPTVAFISALEILRDKKIDPEYNIKVIMDFQEELGSPHLANAVLNNKELLQANMILIMDGTRHLSNLPTLTYGARGIARATLKVFGPRYPLHSGQYGNFAPNPVFHTAKLLGSLKDDNGRVTLPGFYDGIYLDESEKEMLNNVPENLDSIKKRLGIAKHDAIGHTYQEVLQYPSLNIRGIQAGWVGSKVRTIIPSEVITEIDMRLVPESDGKRLMELLKNHIINEGYYLVDSIPTEKEREKHTKLASFKYSLGSNPFRTELNGFTGKFLNKALNKIYGQNIVNMRLTGGSQPMAPFVKTMGIPAVSVRIPNPDNNIHSPNENLRLGNFLQGIETCLAILNEPLN from the coding sequence ATGAAAAGTAAATATTTTAACATATTAATACTATTTTTTTTAGTTACGGTATCGTATGGACAAAGCTTATCTAAAGCCAAAATCATGGATTATGCACAACAAAAATTTCCTGAAGCCTTATCTAACCTAGAGTCGTTTTTAAAAATACCTAACGATGGTCATTTCCCAGAGGAAATAGCAAATAATTTAAAATGGTGTGAAATGGTTTTTAATAATTTAGATTTTGATGTGAAAGTAATTTCAACACCAGGAGCTCCATTATTATTTGCTGAAAAAATAATTAATAAAAAGGCTAAAACTATTTTATTTTATTTACAAATAGACGGACTCCCTGCCGACGCTTCTGCTTGGGATCAAGAAGACCCTTTTAAACCCGTTTACAAGGAAAAGACTGGATTAAACAAATGGCAGATTATAAATTTTAACCCGCTTAAAGACGAATTTAATCCAGATTGGAGACTGTTTGCACGCTCATCGTCAGACTCTAAAGGACCAACGGTAGCATTTATTTCGGCTTTAGAAATACTAAGAGATAAAAAAATAGACCCTGAATATAATATTAAAGTTATCATGGATTTTCAAGAGGAATTGGGATCTCCTCACTTAGCCAATGCCGTATTAAACAATAAAGAACTGCTACAGGCGAATATGATATTAATTATGGATGGTACACGCCATTTAAGTAATTTACCTACCTTAACCTATGGTGCTCGAGGTATAGCGAGAGCTACTCTCAAAGTTTTTGGTCCGCGCTACCCTTTGCATAGTGGGCAATACGGAAATTTTGCTCCAAATCCAGTATTTCATACAGCAAAATTATTAGGCAGTTTAAAAGATGATAATGGTAGAGTGACACTTCCAGGTTTTTATGACGGTATTTATCTGGACGAGAGCGAAAAGGAAATGTTAAACAACGTTCCAGAAAATTTAGATAGCATTAAAAAGCGTCTGGGAATAGCAAAACACGATGCTATTGGCCACACATATCAAGAAGTTTTACAGTACCCCTCATTAAATATTAGAGGTATTCAAGCTGGCTGGGTTGGCAGCAAAGTGCGTACCATAATCCCTTCTGAAGTTATTACAGAAATTGACATGCGATTGGTACCAGAATCTGATGGCAAACGTTTAATGGAATTATTAAAAAATCATATCATTAATGAAGGCTACTATCTCGTAGATTCCATTCCAACCGAAAAAGAACGTGAAAAACACACTAAACTAGCCAGTTTTAAATACAGCTTAGGCTCTAATCCTTTTAGAACAGAATTAAATGGATTTACTGGTAAATTTTTAAATAAAGCTTTAAACAAAATTTACGGACAAAACATTGTTAACATGAGGTTAACAGGCGGCTCTCAACCTATGGCACCTTTTGTGAAAACTATGGGAATTCCAGCTGTTTCTGTTCGAATCCCTAACCCAGACAATAATATTCATAGTCCAAATGAAAATTTACGCTTGGGTAATTTTTTACAGGGCATTGAAACCTGTTTAGCCATTTTAAACGAACCTTTAAATTAA